The following coding sequences are from one Apodemus sylvaticus chromosome X, mApoSyl1.1, whole genome shotgun sequence window:
- the LOC127675649 gene encoding melanoma antigen preferentially expressed in tumors-like isoform X2, producing MEGKTPNRLLDLAMQSLLSKESTAIQALEDIPRELFVPLFITAFKGGHKNTLSAMVKVWPFYCLHIGSLTVHESQHELLKAMIENLPVFPAQTSARPKLRILDLRQDTGCRTACPEVSTKSSCFYSCTYSDCSISKIEKRHLYSENSGCKTLLPKPVELLVDLSLDGSLMEKEFLVLLMHKIEESLGSLHVCCRDLQIDKLCKCKCTLKFLDLKCIDQLSVDRGSLSDITSILCRMVDLESLSLSNVTFRSLSGKVFKIFLSHLQRMGHLKELSLSSFCLKNHLDRVLRILPPGLDFLYLPFCDLSYRDFKVMSQSPQVTHLKLLNLSNNPMYWEDFEPFHTVLANLSGTLQHLEINHCLISDTAISALIPALIRCTHLRVLGFASNPITMPMLVNIMHNLTPMKELKYVIYPIPVHCYERWHFQGSLDRQKLAIVQLQLKAMLELAQREDMNWITYCE from the exons atggaaggaaagaccCCAAACAGACTGTTGGATCTTGCTATGCAGAGTCTGCTCAGCAAGGAGTCTACAGCAATCCAAGCTCTGGAGGACATTCCAAGAGAGCTTTTTGTTCCATTGTTCATTACTGCCTTCAAGGGTGGGCATAAGAATACATTGAGTGCTATGGTGAAAGTTTGGCCCTTTTACTGTCTCCATATCGGGTCATTAACTGTACATGAGTCTCAACATGAACTCCTGAAAGCCATGATTGAGAATCTTCCAGTATTTCCTGCACAGACCTCTGCTCG ACCTAAATTGAGGATCCTAGATTTAAGGCAAGACACTGGATGTAGGACAGCATGCCCTGAAGTCAGCACCAAATCTTCATGTTTTTATTCTTGTACTTATTCTGACTGCTCtatctcaaaaatagaaaaaagacacCTTTATTCTGAAAACTCAGGGTGTAAGACTCTCTTACCCAAGCCTGTAGAACTACTAGTGGATCTTTCCCTCGATGGCTCCTTAATGGAAAAGgaatttttggttttgcttatgCATAAAATTGAGGAGAGTTTAGGGTCTTTGCATGTATGCTGTCGAGATTTGCAAATTGATAAATTGTGTAAATGCAAATGCACCCTGAAATTTCTTGATCTCAAATGTATTGATCAGTTGTCAGTTGATAGAGGCTCACTGAGTGATATCACCAGCATCCTGTGTCGGATGGTAGACCTAGAAAGCCTTAGTCTATCTAATGTCACTTTTAGATCTCTGAGTGGGaaagtctttaaaatttttctcagTCACTTGCAGCGTATGGGACATCTTAAGGAACTCAGCTTGTCTTCATTCTGCCTCAAAAATCATCTGGACAGAGTTCTCAG AATCTTACCACCTGGTTTGGATTTCTTGTATCTGCCATTCTGTGATCTTTCGTACAGAGACTTCAAAGTTATGTCCCAGAGTCCTCAGGTCACCCACCTAAAGCTATTAAATCTTAGTAACAACCCAATGTATTGGGAAGACTTTGAGCCTTTTCACACTGTTCTGGCAAATCTCTCTGGCACTCTTCAGCATCTAGAGATAAATCATTGCCTTATAAGTGATACTGCAATCTCTGCTCTTATCCCAGCCCTAATTAGATGTACCCATCTCCGTGTGCTAGGCTTTGCTTCTAACCCCATCACAATGCCTATGCTTGTGAATATCATGCATAATTTAACACCTATGAAGGAACTAAAATATGTGATTTATCCTATTCCTGTCCATTGCTATGAAAGATGGCATTTTCAGGGCAGTTTAGACAGACAAAAACTTGCCATTGTACAACTGCAACTGAAGGCAATGCTAGAGCTTGCACAGAGAGAGGACATGAACTGGATCACTTACTGCGAGTAA
- the LOC127675649 gene encoding melanoma antigen preferentially expressed in tumors-like isoform X1 — translation MEGKTPNRLLDLAMQSLLSKESTAIQALEDIPRELFVPLFITAFKGGHKNTLSAMVKVWPFYCLHIGSLTVHESQHELLKAMIENLPVFPAQTSARRPKLRILDLRQDTGCRTACPEVSTKSSCFYSCTYSDCSISKIEKRHLYSENSGCKTLLPKPVELLVDLSLDGSLMEKEFLVLLMHKIEESLGSLHVCCRDLQIDKLCKCKCTLKFLDLKCIDQLSVDRGSLSDITSILCRMVDLESLSLSNVTFRSLSGKVFKIFLSHLQRMGHLKELSLSSFCLKNHLDRVLRILPPGLDFLYLPFCDLSYRDFKVMSQSPQVTHLKLLNLSNNPMYWEDFEPFHTVLANLSGTLQHLEINHCLISDTAISALIPALIRCTHLRVLGFASNPITMPMLVNIMHNLTPMKELKYVIYPIPVHCYERWHFQGSLDRQKLAIVQLQLKAMLELAQREDMNWITYCE, via the exons atggaaggaaagaccCCAAACAGACTGTTGGATCTTGCTATGCAGAGTCTGCTCAGCAAGGAGTCTACAGCAATCCAAGCTCTGGAGGACATTCCAAGAGAGCTTTTTGTTCCATTGTTCATTACTGCCTTCAAGGGTGGGCATAAGAATACATTGAGTGCTATGGTGAAAGTTTGGCCCTTTTACTGTCTCCATATCGGGTCATTAACTGTACATGAGTCTCAACATGAACTCCTGAAAGCCATGATTGAGAATCTTCCAGTATTTCCTGCACAGACCTCTGCTCG GAGACCTAAATTGAGGATCCTAGATTTAAGGCAAGACACTGGATGTAGGACAGCATGCCCTGAAGTCAGCACCAAATCTTCATGTTTTTATTCTTGTACTTATTCTGACTGCTCtatctcaaaaatagaaaaaagacacCTTTATTCTGAAAACTCAGGGTGTAAGACTCTCTTACCCAAGCCTGTAGAACTACTAGTGGATCTTTCCCTCGATGGCTCCTTAATGGAAAAGgaatttttggttttgcttatgCATAAAATTGAGGAGAGTTTAGGGTCTTTGCATGTATGCTGTCGAGATTTGCAAATTGATAAATTGTGTAAATGCAAATGCACCCTGAAATTTCTTGATCTCAAATGTATTGATCAGTTGTCAGTTGATAGAGGCTCACTGAGTGATATCACCAGCATCCTGTGTCGGATGGTAGACCTAGAAAGCCTTAGTCTATCTAATGTCACTTTTAGATCTCTGAGTGGGaaagtctttaaaatttttctcagTCACTTGCAGCGTATGGGACATCTTAAGGAACTCAGCTTGTCTTCATTCTGCCTCAAAAATCATCTGGACAGAGTTCTCAG AATCTTACCACCTGGTTTGGATTTCTTGTATCTGCCATTCTGTGATCTTTCGTACAGAGACTTCAAAGTTATGTCCCAGAGTCCTCAGGTCACCCACCTAAAGCTATTAAATCTTAGTAACAACCCAATGTATTGGGAAGACTTTGAGCCTTTTCACACTGTTCTGGCAAATCTCTCTGGCACTCTTCAGCATCTAGAGATAAATCATTGCCTTATAAGTGATACTGCAATCTCTGCTCTTATCCCAGCCCTAATTAGATGTACCCATCTCCGTGTGCTAGGCTTTGCTTCTAACCCCATCACAATGCCTATGCTTGTGAATATCATGCATAATTTAACACCTATGAAGGAACTAAAATATGTGATTTATCCTATTCCTGTCCATTGCTATGAAAGATGGCATTTTCAGGGCAGTTTAGACAGACAAAAACTTGCCATTGTACAACTGCAACTGAAGGCAATGCTAGAGCTTGCACAGAGAGAGGACATGAACTGGATCACTTACTGCGAGTAA